The sequence below is a genomic window from Funiculus sociatus GB2-C1.
AGCGAGGAAGCACACCCAAGCTTGTTGAAAGCGTTAGGATTGCTGGGATTAGGTCGAAGCCGAGTCGTGAAAGTGCCCGTTGATGGACAGGGGCGGATGCGTCCGGACGCTATTCCCACCCTGACTCGTCCTGCGATTATTTGTACCCAAGTGGGAAATGTCAACACAGGCGCGTGCGATCCAGTTGGAGCGATTTGCGATCGCGCAAAAGTTGTGGGAGCTTGGGTGCATGTAGACGGTGCATTCGGACTCTGGGCAGCCACTGCTCCATCGTTGGCGCACCTCACCGCTGGTATGGAAGAGGCAGATTCTTGGGCGACAGATGCTCACAAGTGGTTGAACGTGCCGTATGACAGTGGGTTGGCGTTTGTTCGCGATGCCAAGGCGTTGCAAGCGGCAATGGCGATTACTGCCGAATATTTACCCACCGTCAGCGAGCAGCGCAACCCGTCAGACTATACTCCTGAATTATCGAGGCGTGCGCGTGGCGTTGAAGTGTGGGCAGCTTTGCGATCGCTCGGTCGTTCTGGTTTGGCAGATTTAATTGAGCGTACCTGTTGCCATGCCAGACACTTTGCCAAAGAGTTAAAAGCTGCTGGATACCAAGTTCTCAACGATGTGGTGTTGAATCAAGTCTTAGTGTCTTTTGGGGATGCAGAAACGACTCATCGGGTGATTGCCGATATTCAAGCTGAGGGGACTTGTTGGTGTGGCAGTACGGTTTGGCAAGGGCAGACGGCGATGCGAATTAGTGTTTCGTCTTGGGCAACAACGGATGCTGATGTGGAAAAAAGTTTGGCAGCTATGCTGCGAGTGGCTGGGAAATATTGTTCTGGTGAATTTTAGGCAGGAATCGTGGGGGTTAATGCTTGCGATCACACTGGTGTCTACGTGCAACCAAAACCAACCTAAAGAAGTCATCACTCTCTTCATTCACGTCAGTGATCGTGTAGCGTAATGGATGTAATCGCATCCTTGAGCAGTTCTGCCGAATAGCATCAATATTGCCGTTCATTTAGCCCATTCAGGTAGTTGATTTCGGCTAGCAGTTCTTTAACCAACTTATTCTATTTAGGGAATACGAATTCCTGATTGAAAAAGTTTTATATACTGTTCGTTCACAAATCGTGGAATTTCTGTGACCAAGTCGAAAACCATTTGGGTGTTGTTAACGAAATCTTTCAACGTGAAGCGACCATCAGAGCTGTATGCAGAATACCTTTTGAGTTCTGCCTCCATCGAGTTGCTAGAAAAGTGAATCAAGTTGTTACGCAATGCTTTGAGAACTTCATCGACATCGAGCGGAAGATCAACAGGATC
It includes:
- a CDS encoding pyridoxal phosphate-dependent decarboxylase family protein; the encoded protein is MRKLLETTAEYAICYLEGLDARKVAPTEEAIANLIQFDEPLPNQPVEPELILQLLDQVGSPASMAQAGSRFFGFVTGGSLPAALAANWLAAAWDQNCGLYRITPATALLEQVALRWLLDLLHLPAECGGAFVTGATVANFTALAAARHAVLEREGWNVETDGLFGAPPITVAVSEEAHPSLLKALGLLGLGRSRVVKVPVDGQGRMRPDAIPTLTRPAIICTQVGNVNTGACDPVGAICDRAKVVGAWVHVDGAFGLWAATAPSLAHLTAGMEEADSWATDAHKWLNVPYDSGLAFVRDAKALQAAMAITAEYLPTVSEQRNPSDYTPELSRRARGVEVWAALRSLGRSGLADLIERTCCHARHFAKELKAAGYQVLNDVVLNQVLVSFGDAETTHRVIADIQAEGTCWCGSTVWQGQTAMRISVSSWATTDADVEKSLAAMLRVAGKYCSGEF